One Thunnus thynnus chromosome 18, fThuThy2.1, whole genome shotgun sequence genomic region harbors:
- the selenol gene encoding selenoprotein L isoform X1, protein MAEDVSEETLTGGLSLLVNLSRALLQKAQQDAEASLENFVPYKITTLFGLITAGANFYKSHCFMFLLNSLGVKKKSEAEAIWQKSYHVAAVREQVEELLQLESEWDSFLESVDRGLQTTDGQLSGVKTADSLSPDTQLTDGRSGESVSLGRYLDQRQKLLLVLIRHFGULPURDHVAELEASQAALEARSVRVLVVSFGGVAGARLWLQQTGCTFDMLLDPQRKVYRSFGLGSSYTKVMRFGCLLQYGEYGAVDRDFPDVPPHLLEDIYQMGGDFLLDEAGNVLLSHRPKNPLDRPTVQLILQAAEPAGGADSA, encoded by the exons ATGGCTGAAgatgtgtcagaggagactctaACAGGTGGTCTGAGTCTGCTGGTGAACCTGAGCAGAGCTCTGCTGCAGAAAGCCCAGCAGGATGCTGAAG CCTCTCTGGAGAATTTCGTCCCGTATAAAATCACCACTTTATTCGGCCTGATCACAGCCGGAGCAAACTTCTATAAGAG TCACTGTTTTATGTTCCTGTTGAACAGCCTCGGAGTGAAAAAGAAGAGTGAAGCGGAAGCTATTTGGCAGAAGTCTTATCA CGTCGCAGCGGTTCGAGAGCAGGTGGAGGAGCTCCTGCAGCTGGAG agtgaGTGGGACTCCTTCCTGGAGAGTGTGGACAGAGGTCTGCAGACGACAGACGGGCAGCTGTCAGGAGTAAAGACGGCAGACAGTCTGAGTCCTGATACTCAGCTGACTGATGGACGCAGCGGAGA gAGTGTGAGTCTGGGTCGGTACCTGGATCAGAGACAGAAGCTGCTGCTGGTTCTCATCAGACATTTTGGATGACTACCGTGACGAGACCACGTCGCCGAGCTGGAGGCCAGTCAG GCTGCGCTGGAGGCTCGGTCGGTGCGGGTCTTGGTGGTTTCCTTCGGCGGCGTGGCGGGGGCTCGGCTGTGGCTGCAGCAGACCGGATGCACCTTCGACATGCTGCTGGATCCACAAAGAAAG GTCTACAGGAGCTTCGGCCTCGGCTCGTCCTACACCAAGGTGATGAGGTTCGGCTGCCTGCTGCAGTACGGAGAGTACGGAGCCGTGGACAGAGACTTCCCCGACGTCCCCCCTCACCTGCTGGAAGACATCTATCAG ATGGGAGGAGACTTTCTGCTGGACGAAGCGGGGAACGTTCTCCTTTCTCACCGGCCTAAAAACCCTCTGGACAGACCGACCGTGCAGCTCATCCTGCAGGCGGCCGAACCTGCGGGCGGCGCCGACTCTGCGTAG
- the selenol gene encoding selenoprotein L isoform X2: MAEDVSEETLTGGLSLLVNLSRALLQKAQQDAEASLENFVPYKITTLFGLITAGANFYKSLGVKKKSEAEAIWQKSYHVAAVREQVEELLQLESEWDSFLESVDRGLQTTDGQLSGVKTADSLSPDTQLTDGRSGESVSLGRYLDQRQKLLLVLIRHFGULPURDHVAELEASQAALEARSVRVLVVSFGGVAGARLWLQQTGCTFDMLLDPQRKVYRSFGLGSSYTKVMRFGCLLQYGEYGAVDRDFPDVPPHLLEDIYQMGGDFLLDEAGNVLLSHRPKNPLDRPTVQLILQAAEPAGGADSA, encoded by the exons ATGGCTGAAgatgtgtcagaggagactctaACAGGTGGTCTGAGTCTGCTGGTGAACCTGAGCAGAGCTCTGCTGCAGAAAGCCCAGCAGGATGCTGAAG CCTCTCTGGAGAATTTCGTCCCGTATAAAATCACCACTTTATTCGGCCTGATCACAGCCGGAGCAAACTTCTATAAGAG CCTCGGAGTGAAAAAGAAGAGTGAAGCGGAAGCTATTTGGCAGAAGTCTTATCA CGTCGCAGCGGTTCGAGAGCAGGTGGAGGAGCTCCTGCAGCTGGAG agtgaGTGGGACTCCTTCCTGGAGAGTGTGGACAGAGGTCTGCAGACGACAGACGGGCAGCTGTCAGGAGTAAAGACGGCAGACAGTCTGAGTCCTGATACTCAGCTGACTGATGGACGCAGCGGAGA gAGTGTGAGTCTGGGTCGGTACCTGGATCAGAGACAGAAGCTGCTGCTGGTTCTCATCAGACATTTTGGATGACTACCGTGACGAGACCACGTCGCCGAGCTGGAGGCCAGTCAG GCTGCGCTGGAGGCTCGGTCGGTGCGGGTCTTGGTGGTTTCCTTCGGCGGCGTGGCGGGGGCTCGGCTGTGGCTGCAGCAGACCGGATGCACCTTCGACATGCTGCTGGATCCACAAAGAAAG GTCTACAGGAGCTTCGGCCTCGGCTCGTCCTACACCAAGGTGATGAGGTTCGGCTGCCTGCTGCAGTACGGAGAGTACGGAGCCGTGGACAGAGACTTCCCCGACGTCCCCCCTCACCTGCTGGAAGACATCTATCAG ATGGGAGGAGACTTTCTGCTGGACGAAGCGGGGAACGTTCTCCTTTCTCACCGGCCTAAAAACCCTCTGGACAGACCGACCGTGCAGCTCATCCTGCAGGCGGCCGAACCTGCGGGCGGCGCCGACTCTGCGTAG
- the clec11a gene encoding C-type lectin domain family 11 member A: protein MGPAATSLALLCLCSLGVCVPTGTADAAPTQALVSEVKKTRGDVPDILPEPEPEPTNPVSDFENSYNYVLSRLAGMDQAIHKLNVGHYTLDVKVSQLMDRLSRMDSKVGELEDSIREVYQHSKDNRKEMGRLEGCQKGRRVGYKCYLVYNSYEDYAGASRKCMERGGRMAMPRDRKEQEALADYVKSFFHPGNWPVWLGINDLRSDGMYVFEDGTRVSYFQWRKHFLSSQPDGGRRENCVAMSSDDGDWWDHYCDRAMNYLCEFDDRVAL, encoded by the exons ATGGGACCGGCCGCCACCTCGCTcgctctgctgtgtttgtgctctctgggtgtgtgtgttcctaCTGGGACGGCCGACGCTGCACCGACACAG gcacTTGTGTCAGAGGTGAAGAAGACGAGGGGCGATGTTCCCGACATTCTTCCAGAGCCTGAACCAGAACCGACCAACCCGGTGTCAGACTTTGAGAACTCATACAACTACGTCT TGTCCAGACTAGCAGGTATGGACCAGGCAATCCATAAGCTGAATGTTGGTCACTACACCCTGGATGTTAAAGTCAGCCAGCTGATGGACCGTCTGTCCAGGATGGATT CTAAAGTCGGGGAGCTGGAGGACAGCATCCGGGAGGTCTATCAGCACAGCAAGGACAACCGCAAGGAGATGGGAAGACTGGAAG GTTGCCAGAAGGGACGCAGGGTGGGATACAAATGTTATCTGGTCTACAATAGCTACGAGGACTACGCCGGAGCGTCCAGGAAGTGCATGGAGCGTGGCGGCCGCATGGCGATGCCCCGCGACCGCAAAGAGCAGGAGGCGCTGGCCGACTACGTCAAATCCTTCTTCCACCCGGGGAACTGGCCCGTCTGGCTGGGCATTAACGACCTGCGATCTGACGGCATGTACGTCTTCGAGGACGGGACGCGGGTCTCATACTTCCAGTGGCGCAAGCACTTCCTGTCCAGCCAGCCGGACGGAGGGAGGCGAGAGAACTGTGTGGCGATGTCGTCGGACGACGGCGACTGGTGGGACCACTACTGCGATCGGGCCATGAACTATCTGTGCGAGTTTGACGACAGAGtggcactttaa